CATTCCCTTTTCCTTCAGCGCATGCATGATGTACGTTACCTGTGGTGCCGCAAGTCCCACACTCTCCAGTTCTTTGTAGTGTGCAAACACTTTCTTTGGCACATCATTAAACATGACGCTGCCTTTATTCATCACAATAATACGATCCACATATTTTGCAATATCTTCCATACTGTGGGAAACTAGAATGACAGTCATGTCTGCTTTTTCGTGCAGATAGGCAATCTGATCCAGGATCTCATCTCTTCCCTTCGGATCCAGTCCTGCAGTCGGTTCATCCAGAACCAGTACCTTCGGACGCATTGCCAGTACACCTGCGATCGCTGCACGTCTTTTCTGCCCGCCTGACAGATCAAACGGGGAATGATCGAAATATTTTTCTTTGAGACCAACAAGCTGCAACGCCTCTCTTGCCCGCTTTTCACATTCTTCCGGTGAAAGTCCCTGATTCTTCGGTCCAAAACAGACATCCTGAAGTACATTGACCTCAAAAAGCTGATGCTCCGGATACTGAAAGACCAGCCCGACCTGATTTCGCAGCTCACGTAAGTTATAGTTTTCTCCGTAAATATTCTCTCCGTTGTAATAAAGTGCTCCGCTTGTCGCTTTGATCAGTCCGTTCAGATGCTGGATCAGTGTCGATTTACCGGAGCCGGTGTGACCAATGATCCCGACAAATTCACCGTGTGGGATTTCCAGGGATACATCCTTCAGCGCATGCTTTTCATATGCAGTTCCTTCACTGTATACATAATTGATATGTTCTAATTTAATCGACATAATATCTCCACCAATTCTTCCTTCTTCAAAACTCCCGCCGGAATATCAAGTCCTCTTTTTCTCAGTTCATCAGCAAGGATCGTCACCTGCGGCACATCCAGTCTGTAGTGCTTTAAAGTATCCACCTGTGAAAAGATTTCTCTCGGTGTTCCCTGCATTACCACATGACCGTGATCCATTACGAATACGTGGTCTGCATCTACAACCTCTTCCATATAATGGGTGATCAGAATCACTGTAATGTGTTCTCTTTTTCTCAGCTCCATCACACTTCGAAGTACTTCTTTTCTTCCATTCGGATCCAGCATCGCAGTTGGCTCATCCAGTACAATACACTTTGGACGCATTGCCATGACACCGGCGATCGCAACCCTCTGCTTTTGCCCCCCGGACAATTTATTCGGTGAATGGTGACGGTATTCAATCATCCCAACCGCTTTCAGGCTATCTTCCACTCTCTGCCAGATCTCCTCTGTCGGCACGCCCAGGTTCTCCGGACCAAATCCCACGTCTTCCTCAACGACCGTTCCTATGATCTGATTATCCGGATTCTGGAATACCATTCCGGCGCTCTGACGTACATCCCACAGATGTTCATCTTCCTTCGTGTCCATTCCGTCTACCCACATGGTTCCGTCTGACGGAACCAGCAGGGCATTCATATGCTTTGCAAGTGTAGACTTCCCAGAGCCATTATGCCCCAGGATCGCAATAAACTGTCCCGGCTCGATATCCAGCGATACCTCATCAATAGCGCGGCTTTTCCCTATAATATTACCTTCTTCGTCACGCTTTGCATATTCAAATACAAGTTTATCTGTCTTGATCATTTTCATGGTATTTCCTCATATCCATTCTGTAATTTATCTGTCCATACTGTACTAGATTATAACCTAACTGGAATGCCTATGCAATTGATTTCCTGATTGTATCAAAAAAAGAATGCGCCTTCGCACATTCTTTCCCTGTGTTTCTACTACATTTTTTCAATCTTATCCCTGAGTTTCAGCATTTTTGCATCCAGCTCAGAAATTTCATCTGCATAGGTTTTTAATTCCTTTGCAACCTCTTCATTCTCTGTCTTCTTATAAAATATCTGGTACTCGAGCACAGACCAGTAATCCATTGCCACCGTACGGAGTTGGATCTCCACCTTTTCCTTCAGTGGTCCTTTGGATGAATAAATTGGGACCTCCACGATCATGTGAAGACTCTTGTATCCGTTCTTTTTGGGATTCTTAATATAATCTTTCTCACGGATGATCTGTACATCTCCCTGCGCTTTCAGACGGTCTGCGACCTCGTACACTTCATCTTCAAATGGACAGACCACGCGGATTCCGATCAAATCCTTCAGTTCTGCTCTTGCCGTGTCAAAATCCGGCTCCAGGCCTTTCCGGATCAGTTTTGTATAAATACTCTCTGCCGTCTTCACTCTACTGCTGATCTGGTTGATCACAACATGGCGTTTCTTGCGCGAAAGATCTGCATTTATCATATTCAGCTTTGCTGTAAGAAGATCGATTGCAGCTCTGCATCTGAGCTGATACTTCTGATCCTGAAGCGAACGGTCTATCTCTGCAATCTCTTTTGCAGCCTCTGTCCGGATCAGCTTTTCAGGGCACTTATTTTTCTGCTTTATCTTTGCCTTCTGTTTCTTTGGCATAGGCATCTCCCTTTTTGTCTTTTTTTTCACACAATATATATTGTATCATCTTTTGCCCTGAAAATCATCAATTCTTGTTCAAGGAAACGTTAAATTTTTTCTTCCAGATTCAAAAAGCGCAGTAAAAGCTCTGCATTCATCCGTGCAATATTATCGCTCCAGTCAATCTGCAGAAGTTCGTTTACCTTGTCGATCCTCTTCCTGATCGTATTGATATGTACATATAATTTTTCAGCTGTTGCGCTGTAGTTCATATTATTTTCCAGATATACTTTTAAAGTCTTTAAAAGCTCGATATTCTTTTCATCTTTCAGGAGTACACTGTAAGCCGATAGCATATGAGTAAGCTCTTCTTCCGGAATATCCAGCCATGCAAGTGCACCAAGCTGAGAATACTCCCATGCAAAAAGGCTTGGATAAATCATTTTTCCCATATTCAGTGCTTTCTGGCATTTCTCTATGCTCTGACGGATACGTCCAAGAGAAGCGGCATCCAGTGAATAACCAAATTCCAGTGCCGTCTCCGGACAGCTCTTCAGAACTCTTCTCCGGAATTCTTCCAGAAGTGCAAGGATATGACCTTTCTCCCAGTCTTCTTCTCTGTCCTCCAAAAAAAGAATTCCCACATTTTCTCCGATCATTGCGATTCTGGCATATTTGATCAGACTGCTTTTCCTGTAAGCCTCAAGGATCTCTTTTCTCCGGTTTGGAAGTTCTTCCTGATTGTCCGCGCGCCGGAACAATACATACCTGTATTTTGTACTCATGGAAATTCCCTGTACATTCGCCTGAAACATCATCTTCTGTGTATCATCTTCCGTTGCACTCAAAGCGTATAACACAAAGTTCTCAAATCCGATATTTCCCATGTTCTGTGCCGCTACGATCTGCTCATATAATCCCTGCAGCATCAGATAGGCAATCCGGATACTGTACTCATCATAATAATCCAGGAATTCCCGCGCTTCCATCACGGCAAAATACGCCTGTACACTTCCATTTACAGAAATCGGGACCCGTATCCAGCTGATTCTCGGTCCCTCCTGGTGACTCTGATTCACAAGACGGTATCTCACCATGTCCATGTAATCACAAAGCGTATGCCGGGTATACGGCATTGACGGCTCCCAGAAATCCTCTGTTTCAAGTCCGAATCCTTTTGCTATCTTCTGAAAATTCATCGAACTGTAATACGCCTCTTCTTCTACAAAATCATATAAAAATGCCGGGAAACCCATCTCAGCCTCCATCGCTTGCAAGATCCGCTTGATCTTCTGCTCTTTATATGAAAAATTCGACATCTGAAATGTCATATGACTGGTATTGATCCGCAGCCTGCGTATGGTCCGGTTCAGCACAGCAGTATTAATCTGGCTCATCACTTCCATCCATGGTGCTGAAAATGGCATGGAGATAAGGGGCACCTCATACTGATCAAAAAGCTCCAGTATTTCCTCCGGTATTTTCTCCAGATATCGTTCTCTTTTGATCATCATTCCCGCTGATTTCTGGATACTTCCCTCCCGGAATGCTTTTTCAATACAATCTGGTTCCTTTGCAATAACGTACCCTGATGAAAGTACCAGTTCCTTCCCTTTTGTCCAGTGAAATGCATCCGGTGCCTCCATAACTGTGATCCCCTGGATCTCACGGTGCAGTCCCTTTGCCCCCGCCAGAACGTAAAAATCCTTAAAATATTCCTGCGATAATAATTCCTGTATTGCGATACCCATTTCTGTCTCCTGCCTGACTGCACTTATCCCCCTCACACAGTCTGTTTTTCTCCTATTTTCTCAGTGTAACATTCATGAAAATTCTTGTCAAATCCAGTCACACACTTACTTTTTTTCCTCATAAAAATCCCGGAAACCTCACGGCTCCGGGATCTTTTTTCTTTACTTTTTCTTGTTTTTATTCACCGTCATACATCGGTGCATATGGTTCTCTGTCCTGCGCATCGAATTCGTCCTGAATTTCTTTTCGCAGTTCCGGCTGTGTATACAGGTCATATGCTGTTGCTGCAATGACTTTTGCTGCGTAAAATGTACCTTTCTGTCCGATCGTGCTTCCGGCAGATGCACAGCTCTGCCAGGTATGCGGTGCAACACCAACCGGCCAGCAAACTGCAGTAAAGAGGTTCATCGGCATCATCTGGCTCACATCTCCACTGTCCGAAGAAGCAGTAAGCGGTGCTTTTTCCCAGGCATTTCTGGAAACAACACCATCTGCTAATGCCTTTTCTTTTGCTTCATACATTCTCTGATCTCTGTCTTTGATAGCCGGATCAACGGTAGCCTGCAACTGTCTTGCAAATTCCATTTCCTCTTCCGTATAAGTTGGTGTTCCGACCTCCTGCAGATTCTTCCATGTCAGATCTGCAAATGATTTTTCGCTGACCATATCGCAGCAGCCATATTCAATTTTGGTCTCAACCTCCGTCTCTGTCATCATTGCAGCACCTTTTGCCACAAGTGTCAGTCTGCGGAGAATGTCTTTTACATCGCTGATGTGCGGAGCCCTTGTAAAATACCATGCACTTGCTTTATCCGGCACGATATTCGGTGAAAATCCGCCACTGTCTGTAGTATAGTGGATTCTTGCCTTGTCAACTACATGCTCTCTTAAATAGTTGGCGCCTACACTCATAAGTTCCACTGCGTCAAGCGCACTCCGCCCTCTTTCCGGTGCAAATGCTGCATGTGAAGTTTTTCCTTTGAAATAAAACTTCGCAGATGCACTCGCCAGATATCCTTCATCATAAATCATGTTTGCAGACATCGGGTGCCAGCTCAGTGCCATATCGCATCCGTCAAACATATGATAATATGCCATTTTTACTTTTCCACTTAGCAATTCTTCTTCCGGGCATCCATAGAATCTTAAGGTTCCCGGAATTCCTTCCTGCTCAAGAAACCGTTTGATCATGATCGCTCCTGTCACAGCCCCTGCGCCCAGAAGGTTATGTCCACATCCATGTCCTGCTGCTCCCGGTGTTACCGGCTCTTTCGTGATCTGGCATTTCTGGGAAAGTCCAGGAAGCGCATCATATTCTCCAAGAACAGCGATCACCGGTTTGCCACTTCCATATTCTGCATAAAACGCATGTGGAAGATGTTCTTCATTTACAATCACAAATCCTTCATGATGAAGAAGCTCACGGATCATATCCGCTGACTTCTGCTCATTCCCGCCACTCTCAGGATTATTCCATAAATTAGTGCAGATGTCCACGCAGGTAGACCTAAGTTCCTCCATCTGCCCAAGCATCTCTTTTTTCGTCATATCTACCTCTCCTTTTCCATCCAATTATACACTATTCTTACTTTCCGGCTTCTTTTTTCTTTCCATAAGTTGCAAGTGTTACACCGATTGCTACAAATACACTTGCAAGAGTTGTCAGATAGTTTGCTGCTCCCGGAAGCCAGTTGAAAAGACCTGCGTTAATTGCAATACCGATGAGAATTGCAAATGCAAGCATACCACCTGCAAATTTGATTCTTTTCAGTCCAAACTGCATAAGCAGGGCACCAAACAGTGCCGGAAGCAGATAATTCAATGCCTCTATCACACTTGCCGGCATTGCTGAAAGTACAGAGCTCCCGAGGATAACTCCGATCGTCAGCACAGATACGTTGATGACGATGGATGTCGCCATACCGATTACTGAAACGATCGAACCTTTTTCTGTTCCTGGTTCAACGTCAGCTGCGACCTGAGCCATACCGGCACAAGGAACTCGCATATTGGAAATATTTCCTGACAAAAATGCCATGTATGTACCTACCGGACCAAGTACGGTAAAGTAAGAAATCGGTTCTACAACCCAGAGAAATCCAAATGCACTTGCTGCAGAAATAAATGCGGTGGCAAGTGCAGCAGGTTTTGGAAGAAGTCCGTACACAACTGCCAGTACAAGTGCCGGCAGGAAAGATAATACAGCTCCAAGCAATCCGGTAAGTTTACCAATCTTATGCATCTGCGGCATATATTCGCCTTCATAAAAATCTTTTTTTTCCATGTTCGCTCCTCCTTTAAATCACGGCTGTGATGATCATTGCTGCCAGAATTGAAATCGTAAGATTCCATTCTTTCAGCCACTTGATATTCTTTTTTTCTGAAATGGTTAAAAGTATTGCCATAAATACAGCTCCAAGTACGCAGGCAACTGAGTTTTTATTCAGCTTGATCAGATGAGAAGATGACATTGAACTAAATGCACCAATGATAGCCGCACTTGAAATTGCCATCAGTTTTGCCGGATCTCCACCTGAAATTTTGTGCTGTACCTTGTCCATACGGCTTGCAGAAATAGTTGCAAAGATGATCCATCCGATCGATCCAAGGATCATGGTCCATACTGCCATATCAAGTGCCAGTGGTGTCAGTGTATCTGCTCCAAGCTGTACACCAACTGATGCAGTACCAAAACCTGCTGCGATAGATTCAAACATAACGGAACCGATCAGGGAAAGTCTCATCCACGCCATCGGTCCTCCAACAGTGATCAGAAGGGAAAGCATTCCACTTAAGATTACAATAGATGGTCCAATGGAAGTGATCGCGCTGCTCTTGATTGCGTTCTTCATCTGCTTTTCTGTAAGTCCGATCTTCTTTCCTGCCGAATAAGATTTTTTTGCAAAGATCAGGGCCTGTGCGATAACGAGTATTACCGGGATTCCACAGGCGATCCACATCGGTATACTGTTGGCGATTTTCATAGCATCCATATTGCTACCTCCTTAGAAATAAATAAAATATTCATAAAATTTATTGAAATTATAATAAAATTATCGCGATAATTCTATGAATAAATATTCACTTTTCTTTTAAAAGGCATATAGAGGTGAAAAAAAATTCACTCCCATATGCCCTTTCATGAAAAAATATTTTATTGATAAATTCTTTCAGCAAACAATTTGTATTGCCATTTTCTATAAGCCTTTCAAAACTTCCACTTCGCCAAATGCTTTCAGAAATTGTTTTTTTCCATATCCCGGAAATTCCAGTTCGATCATCATCTCGTCCTCAGAAATAATCTCCCCTTCCCCGTACTTCGGATGTCTGCCTTTTCGCTCTGGCTTCCGTGTTTCTTTCTGTTCTTCTTCCTCCTGCTTTTTCTCCCTGATCAGCTCCCGCGTATCTTTCCGCAGTTTCTGCAGATTCGCTTTCCGCGACTCACTTCCCGGCTTTTCTTCCCAGTCGAGCAGCTCCTCCGGCAGCATCCGCAGATAATTGCTTGGTGTCTCATATGTCCCCGGGATCGTCGGATTTGTATAATAGGAAAGTTCCAGATTCTTCCTTGCACGGGTCAGTCCTACGAAGAACAGACGGCGCTCCTCTTCTTCCTGTTCTATGCTTTTGCAGCGAAGCGGGATCAGTCCCTGATTCATTCCAATGATGAATACATAGTCAAATTCCAGACCTTTTGAGGCGTGCAGTGTCATAAGATGAACTGCGTCTTCTTCCTCCGTCTGTCGTTCTGTATCTGCCGCTTTTTCCATCGTATGTTCGCCCGAAACCGCATTCAGTTTCCCTTCTGCAACATACTCCCGGATCATATGAGGTCTTTCCGGAACCGGATCCTCATCCTCTTTCTGTTTTGTCGGAAGAACATAAGGAAGTTCTGCTCTTTCAAATACTTTTTCCAGAATCTCTGCCTGCTTCTGCACCCGGTAGAAAACCGCAATCTCCCGGTAAGGAAGTCCCTGCTCATGAAGCTCACGGATCCGCTCTGTCAGATACTCTGCCTCGATAAATGGATCATAATGATTCCTTACCAGAATCTTCTCCCCTCTTTCGCCACTTCCCTCAATCTTTCCTCCAAACTGAAGAAAACGGTTCGCCGCTTCCAGGATCACTTCATCGGACCGGTAGTTAACCGGCAGAGTCAGTTCTTTTGCGCCAAATCTGTGCTTGATCAGGAAGAACATATTCGGTCCGGTTCCTCTCCAGCTGTAGATCACCTGATTCGGATCCCCCACCGCAAAAAAGTGGGTCTGTGTGCCTTTTAACGCCTCCAGAAATTTCAGCTGTTTTTCGTCACTGTCCTGTACCTCATCGACAATGATCCACTTAAGATCCAGCACCTCTTCCTGCTCTTTTGCCACCTGCGTTCCTTCTTCCAGAAGATCTGCAAAGGACATTTTATTCTGCTGTCTTTTTGCCTTCTCAAGAAGCGGAAAGACCCGAAACAGATCATCTTTGTATTTTCCCTGTGTTCTTCCTTTCCGATATGCCGCGTAATCCTCTTCCATCCGCTTTTTCAGACGGTTCTGGTATTTGATCTTATAACCGCCTTCTTTTGCGATGGCAAGCACCATTTCCATTTCATCTTCCGGTGTGATAACGGTAAATTCCCGGTTCCATTCTTCCAATTTTGTTCCGTCTTCTGCCTTTTCCGGAAGAAATCTTCGCAGAATCCTTAAGGCAACACTGTGAAAGGTTCCAAATCCCCACAGTTCTTCTTCCGTAAGCTCTGCTTCTTTTCTGGATAGACGTTCTGCGATCTCATCTGCCGCCTTATTGGTAAAGGTAAGCACTGCCATTTTCTCATACGAAACCTGCTTTTTCTCATGCAGATGCCGCACTTTCTCGATCAGCACTGTTGTCTTTCCGCTCCCTACATTTGCATTTACCAGACATGCCGGGCTTTCATCCAGCACCGCCTCCTGCTGGTAAGAATTTAAAGTTTTTATTTCTTCTATATTATTCATTTCCAAGCTGTTCATCATATCGCCTTTGCAAACGGTCTCTCTTCTTCTGTCGTTCTTTTTTCTCCTGCTCATCCATTTTTGCTTCATACCGTACCCGGATCTGCATATCCGCCGGACAGATCACATGATACCGCAAGGTATTGGTCAGACTTTGGAGGTTATCCGGCTCCATCAGCCATTTTGCATAAAATTCATTTTCCATCGTCAGGATCAGCTTGTGTCCTTCTGTACTGACTTTTTTAATGGTCTTCAGGAACTGCCCGCCTGCTTCGCCATTTTTGACCACGGCATAACAGACCTTCTCCCACTCATCCGGCAGATTGAAGAAAGAAAATTCTTTCCGGATCACAGGCTGTGGCTCTTTGATATTTTTCTTCAGATAAACCGGCGGTTCGCTCTCTTCCAGAAGATTATCAAGTCCCCACAGAACCGTCTTCTTATCCAGATTGTAGTCACCTACGCATGCCGGACAGCCATCCTCACACGGACAGCCGCTGACCATTTTAATCGCACTTTCCAGAATTTCCGGAATCAGATCATAGATCTTCTCCGAATAACCAAGTCCGCCCTCATATTTGTCATAAATGAAGAGGGACACCTTTTCCTCCCGGAACTCATCCGGAATGGTCGCATTGTTGGACATGGTCACATCGATATCATCCCGTTCCGTCATCGTCACCATCATTACCGCATTCTTGATCGCATACTGCATTCCGTCAAAATGATTGTTCAGCACCAGCTCTCCCATCCGATTTGGCAAAAGAAGACTCCGGTAGACTCTGACAACATTCTCCGGCATCGTAAGCCAGGTGCTTTCCGTGCCATAATCCTTCTGAAGCGGCTGTGTCAGCGTCACATAGCCCAGATTCTGATGGTTATGGAACTGCAGTTTCTTGTACATGGCAATGATTTCGTTTACATTGATGTCTCCAAAACGGATTTCCGTCCTCTGGTACGCGTCCTCCTGAAATACATGCAGGATACGCGTCTCTTCCTGTCCTGCCGGTACCGTATAATAATCCCCTGTAAACGGAATGGCGTAAGCTGTCCGGCTGACCAGATCCATCTTCGTGATCTCATAGGATGCACCATCATGCATATATACAGCACCCGGATGGATCTCATGGTATGCCTGGGATTCGTCCATCTCCGTGATCTCATGTCCATCCTCCTGCGCGAGCAGCTTGAACCTGGTCTTGTCAATATTACGCAGGCTGTAATCCCCTGCCGGAAATGCAGGTCCCGCCCAGGCAAATCTTCCGGCAAGGCTTTTTACTTCTCCGGCGCTTAAAAGCACCGGGATCATTTCTCCAAGATCCGGAAAAAGCGCAATATCATCCAGTGAAAGTGGCATCTCAGCAGCCGCTGCGCGCAGATGTGCAAGCTCGATCAGAAGATTGTCCGGATCCACGATCGCATTTTCACTTTCTCTTGAGAACAGCCATTCCGGATCGATGGCAATGTACTGATCAAACGGTTCATTTTCCAGAATCAGATAATTGACACAGGCACTGCCGCTTCGTCCGGCACGTCCACTCTGTTGCCAGAAGGACGCCCTTGTCCCCGGATAACCGACGATCACAGTTGCATCCAGCTTTCCGATGTCGATCCCAAGCTCCAGTGCATTCGTCGATACCAGCCCGGTCAGTTCTCCCTCCGTCATCTTCCGCTCAATCTCTTTTCGCTCCAGCGGGGTATAACCGCCACGGTATCCTGCGATCAGATCTGCCGGATTCTTGCCGCCCACCCGCGCCATTCCAAGAAATCCGGCAGCATCTAATTTATCCTTTGCTTCTTTTAGAATAACTTCTACATTTCTTCTGGATCGTCCAAAGGTGATAAAATGATGATCCTCTTCCACCAGCTCCGGTATCAGTCCGGCTGCTACGGTTGACGCCGCAATCCTTCCGTATACTTTGTCATTATTCCCCTTGATCTCCGGCGGCTGGATAATACAGTATTCCTTCTCCGGTGCCGGCGATCCATCCCGGTCAATCAGCGTAAATCCGCTTCCACAGATCTTTTCGGCAAGCTCTACCGGATTAGCGATCGTCGCGGAGCTGCACAGAAAATGCGGATTCGAATGGTAATACCGGCAAATCCGGTGCATTCTCCGGAAAATATTTGCCAGATGTGCTCCGAAAGCACCGCGGTAAGAATGAAGCTCATCGATCACTACATATCGTAAATTTGCAAAAATCGCGTCAAACCCGTAATTGCTGTGATTCGGAAGGAATGCCGAGTTCAGCATCTCCGGATTGGTCAGGATAATATTTGCACTCTTGCGGATCCTTGTCCGCTCGGCAGGTTTAGTATCTCCATCGTACACGCCTGCTGAAACTCTTCCCTCTCCGAAAAATTTCAAAATCGACTGCATCGCACGGTACTGGTCACTTGCCAGTGCCTTG
The sequence above is drawn from the Coprococcus comes ATCC 27758 genome and encodes:
- a CDS encoding energy-coupling factor transporter ATPase, whose translation is MSIKLEHINYVYSEGTAYEKHALKDVSLEIPHGEFVGIIGHTGSGKSTLIQHLNGLIKATSGALYYNGENIYGENYNLRELRNQVGLVFQYPEHQLFEVNVLQDVCFGPKNQGLSPEECEKRAREALQLVGLKEKYFDHSPFDLSGGQKRRAAIAGVLAMRPKVLVLDEPTAGLDPKGRDEILDQIAYLHEKADMTVILVSHSMEDIAKYVDRIIVMNKGSVMFNDVPKKVFAHYKELESVGLAAPQVTYIMHALKEKGMDVPTDATTIEEAADGIMKALKKERAAK
- a CDS encoding energy-coupling factor transporter ATPase codes for the protein MKMIKTDKLVFEYAKRDEEGNIIGKSRAIDEVSLDIEPGQFIAILGHNGSGKSTLAKHMNALLVPSDGTMWVDGMDTKEDEHLWDVRQSAGMVFQNPDNQIIGTVVEEDVGFGPENLGVPTEEIWQRVEDSLKAVGMIEYRHHSPNKLSGGQKQRVAIAGVMAMRPKCIVLDEPTAMLDPNGRKEVLRSVMELRKREHITVILITHYMEEVVDADHVFVMDHGHVVMQGTPREIFSQVDTLKHYRLDVPQVTILADELRKRGLDIPAGVLKKEELVEILCRLN
- a CDS encoding GTP pyrophosphokinase produces the protein MPKKQKAKIKQKNKCPEKLIRTEAAKEIAEIDRSLQDQKYQLRCRAAIDLLTAKLNMINADLSRKKRHVVINQISSRVKTAESIYTKLIRKGLEPDFDTARAELKDLIGIRVVCPFEDEVYEVADRLKAQGDVQIIREKDYIKNPKKNGYKSLHMIVEVPIYSSKGPLKEKVEIQLRTVAMDYWSVLEYQIFYKKTENEEVAKELKTYADEISELDAKMLKLRDKIEKM
- a CDS encoding PucR family transcriptional regulator — its product is MGIAIQELLSQEYFKDFYVLAGAKGLHREIQGITVMEAPDAFHWTKGKELVLSSGYVIAKEPDCIEKAFREGSIQKSAGMMIKRERYLEKIPEEILELFDQYEVPLISMPFSAPWMEVMSQINTAVLNRTIRRLRINTSHMTFQMSNFSYKEQKIKRILQAMEAEMGFPAFLYDFVEEEAYYSSMNFQKIAKGFGLETEDFWEPSMPYTRHTLCDYMDMVRYRLVNQSHQEGPRISWIRVPISVNGSVQAYFAVMEAREFLDYYDEYSIRIAYLMLQGLYEQIVAAQNMGNIGFENFVLYALSATEDDTQKMMFQANVQGISMSTKYRYVLFRRADNQEELPNRRKEILEAYRKSSLIKYARIAMIGENVGILFLEDREEDWEKGHILALLEEFRRRVLKSCPETALEFGYSLDAASLGRIRQSIEKCQKALNMGKMIYPSLFAWEYSQLGALAWLDIPEEELTHMLSAYSVLLKDEKNIELLKTLKVYLENNMNYSATAEKLYVHINTIRKRIDKVNELLQIDWSDNIARMNAELLLRFLNLEEKI
- a CDS encoding amidohydrolase; the protein is MTKKEMLGQMEELRSTCVDICTNLWNNPESGGNEQKSADMIRELLHHEGFVIVNEEHLPHAFYAEYGSGKPVIAVLGEYDALPGLSQKCQITKEPVTPGAAGHGCGHNLLGAGAVTGAIMIKRFLEQEGIPGTLRFYGCPEEELLSGKVKMAYYHMFDGCDMALSWHPMSANMIYDEGYLASASAKFYFKGKTSHAAFAPERGRSALDAVELMSVGANYLREHVVDKARIHYTTDSGGFSPNIVPDKASAWYFTRAPHISDVKDILRRLTLVAKGAAMMTETEVETKIEYGCCDMVSEKSFADLTWKNLQEVGTPTYTEEEMEFARQLQATVDPAIKDRDQRMYEAKEKALADGVVSRNAWEKAPLTASSDSGDVSQMMPMNLFTAVCWPVGVAPHTWQSCASAGSTIGQKGTFYAAKVIAATAYDLYTQPELRKEIQDEFDAQDREPYAPMYDGE
- a CDS encoding DUF5058 family protein; protein product: MDAMKIANSIPMWIACGIPVILVIAQALIFAKKSYSAGKKIGLTEKQMKNAIKSSAITSIGPSIVILSGMLSLLITVGGPMAWMRLSLIGSVMFESIAAGFGTASVGVQLGADTLTPLALDMAVWTMILGSIGWIIFATISASRMDKVQHKISGGDPAKLMAISSAAIIGAFSSMSSSHLIKLNKNSVACVLGAVFMAILLTISEKKNIKWLKEWNLTISILAAMIITAVI
- a CDS encoding ATP-dependent helicase, translated to MSRRKKNDRRRETVCKGDMMNSLEMNNIEEIKTLNSYQQEAVLDESPACLVNANVGSGKTTVLIEKVRHLHEKKQVSYEKMAVLTFTNKAADEIAERLSRKEAELTEEELWGFGTFHSVALRILRRFLPEKAEDGTKLEEWNREFTVITPEDEMEMVLAIAKEGGYKIKYQNRLKKRMEEDYAAYRKGRTQGKYKDDLFRVFPLLEKAKRQQNKMSFADLLEEGTQVAKEQEEVLDLKWIIVDEVQDSDEKQLKFLEALKGTQTHFFAVGDPNQVIYSWRGTGPNMFFLIKHRFGAKELTLPVNYRSDEVILEAANRFLQFGGKIEGSGERGEKILVRNHYDPFIEAEYLTERIRELHEQGLPYREIAVFYRVQKQAEILEKVFERAELPYVLPTKQKEDEDPVPERPHMIREYVAEGKLNAVSGEHTMEKAADTERQTEEEDAVHLMTLHASKGLEFDYVFIIGMNQGLIPLRCKSIEQEEEERRLFFVGLTRARKNLELSYYTNPTIPGTYETPSNYLRMLPEELLDWEEKPGSESRKANLQKLRKDTRELIREKKQEEEEQKETRKPERKGRHPKYGEGEIISEDEMMIELEFPGYGKKQFLKAFGEVEVLKGL
- a CDS encoding DEAD/DEAH box helicase, whose translation is MTEEIKKLIIYTRKMKKREPLYRDYPEEFREEIRGYLESNHISRLYAHQVEMFEKVRAGENVVITTSTASGKTLAFLLPVLQKILEDPLTRAIFIYPTKALASDQYRAMQSILKFFGEGRVSAGVYDGDTKPAERTRIRKSANIILTNPEMLNSAFLPNHSNYGFDAIFANLRYVVIDELHSYRGAFGAHLANIFRRMHRICRYYHSNPHFLCSSATIANPVELAEKICGSGFTLIDRDGSPAPEKEYCIIQPPEIKGNNDKVYGRIAASTVAAGLIPELVEEDHHFITFGRSRRNVEVILKEAKDKLDAAGFLGMARVGGKNPADLIAGYRGGYTPLERKEIERKMTEGELTGLVSTNALELGIDIGKLDATVIVGYPGTRASFWQQSGRAGRSGSACVNYLILENEPFDQYIAIDPEWLFSRESENAIVDPDNLLIELAHLRAAAAEMPLSLDDIALFPDLGEMIPVLLSAGEVKSLAGRFAWAGPAFPAGDYSLRNIDKTRFKLLAQEDGHEITEMDESQAYHEIHPGAVYMHDGASYEITKMDLVSRTAYAIPFTGDYYTVPAGQEETRILHVFQEDAYQRTEIRFGDINVNEIIAMYKKLQFHNHQNLGYVTLTQPLQKDYGTESTWLTMPENVVRVYRSLLLPNRMGELVLNNHFDGMQYAIKNAVMMVTMTERDDIDVTMSNNATIPDEFREEKVSLFIYDKYEGGLGYSEKIYDLIPEILESAIKMVSGCPCEDGCPACVGDYNLDKKTVLWGLDNLLEESEPPVYLKKNIKEPQPVIRKEFSFFNLPDEWEKVCYAVVKNGEAGGQFLKTIKKVSTEGHKLILTMENEFYAKWLMEPDNLQSLTNTLRYHVICPADMQIRVRYEAKMDEQEKKERQKKRDRLQRRYDEQLGNE